Proteins encoded in a region of the Uloborus diversus isolate 005 chromosome 1, Udiv.v.3.1, whole genome shotgun sequence genome:
- the LOC129234454 gene encoding cytoplasmic protein NCK2-like — protein sequence MSHHKMGKTDDTYVIAKYDYTAQGSQELDIKKGERLILLDDSKHWWKVQNAKHQSGFVPSNYVKREKPSIFDSIRRKVKKKTEAKMSPNASPIATKEVNVDSPRNTSDKTCTYTGTSAIVKYNYEAQQTDEVSLSKGTRVLVMEKSNDGWWKGECDGTVGWFPSNYVLEESEDANDSSHNYTPAGSANNTLQGGGCLDVVLALYSFTSQNEEELSFQRGEHLEIIDRPENDPDWWKARNQRNEVGLVPKNYVQVVCHGNSVETYPGKNFPLSSSADILMDNGISRKETTSLSLGASGGSPALFRNKFGSLQERPDLSGKSWYYGSISRSQCDQMLGEYAEDGDFIVRDSETNVGDYSISLKAAARNKHFRVHVEGKVFCIGQRRFDTLDDLVEHYKRAPIYTSPRGDKLFLIKPFQKSAKS from the exons gtaAGACAGATGACACTTATGTGATAGCTAAATATGATTATACTGCACAAGGCAGTCAGGAGTTAGACATCAAAAAAGGTGAAAGGCTTATTCTCTTAGACGATAGTAAACACTGGTGGAAAGTTCAGAATGCTAAACACCAATCTGGTTTTGTTCCTTCAAATTATGTCAAACGAGAAAAACCTTCAATATTTGATAGTATCCGGCGCAAAGTAAAGAAAAAGACTGAAGCGAAAATGTCTCCAAATGCATCTCCCATTGCCACAAAGGAAGTGAACGTGGACTCTCCTCGTAACACGTCGGATAAAACTTGTACGTACACCGGTACGTCGGCTATAGTTAAGTACAATTATGAGGCTCAGCAGACCGATGAAGTTTCTCTTTCAAAAGGCACCCGAGTATTAGTGATGGAGAAATCAAATGACGGTTGGTGGAAGGGAGAATGTGACGGCACTGTCGGCTGGTTTCCTTCGAACTACGTCTTGGAAGAGAGTGAGGATGCAAACGACAGTAGTCATAATTATACCCCTGCTGGTTCTGCCAATAATACTCTGCAAGGTGGTGGTTGCTTGGATGTAGTATTGGCTTTGTATTCTTTCACCTCTCAGAATGAAGAAGAGTTAAGTTTCCAGAGGGGTGAACATTTGGAAATAATCGATAGACCAGAAAATGATCCGGACTGGTGGAAAGCTAGAAATCAGCGTAACGAAGTTGGGTTGGTGCCAAAAAACTACGTTCAGGTTGTTTGCCACGGTAATTCTGTGGAAACATATCCTGGCAAAAACTTTCCTCTTTCTAGTAGTGCCGACATTTTAATGGACAATGGCATTTCTAGGAAAGAGACGACCAGTTTGTCGCTCGGAGCGAGTGGCGGGTCACCTGCACTATTCAGGAACAAATTTGGCAGCTTACAGGAACGGCCGGATTTGTCTGGAAAGAGTTGGTATTATGGTAGTATTTCTCGCAGTCAGTGTGATCAAATGCTTGGAGAATATGCAGAAGACGGTGATTTTATTGTACGGGATAGTGAAACAAAT GTCGGTGATTACTCGATATCATTGAAAGCTGCAGCTAGGAATAAGCACTTTCGGGTACATGTGGAAGGCAAAGTGTTTTGCATTGGGCAACGAAGGTTCGACACCTTGGATGATCTGGTGGAACATTACAAGCGAGCTCCAATATATACTAGTCCTCGAGGTGACAAGTTGTTCTTAATAAAACCGTTTCAAAAATCTGCAAAATCGTAA